A region from the Mesotoga sp. Brook.08.105.5.1 genome encodes:
- a CDS encoding GNAT family N-acetyltransferase has protein sequence MKKDVTMRSYVPESDYMRIRNLIIETFPLCGGPFNWTIDRWNICRFHIIPLHKYYSTSYFGVPTRPHVDHRDDLPLWQNGIGIWETGDGEVVAVAHSENEEPGEAWTQIHPNYGFLCPEIIDYIEENLADWANGYGFVKLYVKDLDDLESVVEEKGYIRLETPIPYIVYEIHDDAETPSFPVGYKVLSIAEEDDPIKRSRAKAMAFHGFCPPSHWPPADAFREIQKAPDYGRELDLFVVSPNGEHVSFCTIWLDLENRYGNFEPVGTHVDYRNLGFATQLLLEGIRRMKSFDIERSFMNSTVEFYRKFGFKDTSRYCRPWVKYFITQSN, from the coding sequence TTGAAGAAAGATGTCACCATGAGGAGCTATGTCCCAGAGAGTGACTACATGAGAATAAGAAACCTGATAATAGAGACTTTCCCACTCTGTGGAGGACCTTTCAACTGGACCATTGACAGGTGGAATATCTGTAGATTTCACATCATACCTCTCCATAAGTACTATTCAACAAGTTATTTCGGCGTTCCGACGAGACCACATGTGGACCACAGAGACGATCTTCCTCTATGGCAAAACGGAATTGGAATCTGGGAAACCGGCGATGGAGAAGTAGTTGCTGTAGCACATTCCGAAAACGAAGAGCCCGGAGAAGCCTGGACACAAATCCATCCGAATTACGGGTTTCTTTGTCCTGAGATTATCGATTACATTGAAGAGAACCTTGCAGACTGGGCAAATGGATATGGGTTCGTGAAACTCTATGTCAAAGATCTTGACGATCTTGAATCGGTGGTGGAGGAGAAAGGCTACATCAGACTGGAGACACCTATTCCCTACATTGTCTATGAGATTCACGATGATGCAGAGACTCCTTCCTTTCCGGTAGGATACAAAGTACTCAGTATTGCTGAAGAAGACGATCCGATCAAGAGATCAAGAGCAAAGGCGATGGCCTTTCATGGTTTTTGTCCACCTTCACATTGGCCTCCAGCAGACGCTTTCAGAGAGATTCAGAAAGCTCCTGATTACGGTAGAGAGCTAGACCTTTTTGTTGTAAGTCCCAATGGCGAGCATGTTTCCTTTTGTACGATTTGGCTCGATCTGGAAAACCGATATGGAAACTTTGAACCGGTCGGCACACACGTTGACTACAGAAATCTCGGTTTTGCAACTCAACTACTTTTGGAAGGCATTAGAAGAATGAAATCATTTGACATTGAAAGATCATTCATGAATTCTACTGTTGAGTTCTACAGGAAATTTGGATTCAAGGATACTTCTAGATATTGCAGACCTTGGGTGAAGTATTTCATCACCCAGAGCAATTGA
- a CDS encoding HAD-IC family P-type ATPase, whose translation MQKSIENTKWYKLSVEETLQNLDSSKEGISSEEVKERLNRFGPNELPKKKPVTILQIILSQFKDPLIYILLIAGFISVIIGEPDDAIFILAVVVLNAIIGTTQEFKAEKSAEALLKIMKVESRVIRNGETRTVNSNELVPGDIVLAESGDRLSADIRLIETNNLSVDESFLTGESTTVEKNTDQLDEDLEIGDRKNLAFAGSTVITGRAKGVVVATGNSTEIGKIAEVVTGSEQGKAPLVIRMEEFTRKIAYIVLIAAAGFALLRLLQGYPLSDVFFLAVALSVSAIPEGLPVALTVALSVATSRMAKRNVIVRKLEAVESLGSCTVIASDKTGTLTVNQQTARIVRLASGKDYEISGEGYNDKGEFQGIEHEIPEALKELIKISVIANEGVLEKENDQWHQSGDAMDVALLSMAYKSGLSPKSLREETRVLREVPYESEKRYSAAIYEYQGKKICAMKGAVETILSRCKTVLNDDGSTNELDSKEIEAKALSLAEGGYRVLAFASGEVDRDDIEIDEINDLVFIGLVGFIDPLRPEVKGAVRESQDAGVKVIMITGDHPSTAKAIAEELEIIGKNDKVVTGKDLESAGDHESKEFANLCLSSNVFARVSPVQKLHIVEALKREGHFVAVTGDGVNDAPALQRANIGVAMGSGTDVAKDTGSIIITDDNFASIVSGIEEGRFAFANVRKVIYLLISTGAAELLLFVLAVIFNVPLPLVAVQILWLNLVTNGIQDVALAFEKGEPGVMKNPPRRTDQGIFDRLMIGETLLSGFSMGLVAFVAWMVFLGSGMEEDSARNLLLLLFVLMQNVHVFNCRSETESAFRVPLRRNYILVFGVIAAHGLHLIAMNTSLFQNLLGVSPVSISQWLILLACAAPLLVVMELFKLFQRRSS comes from the coding sequence ATGCAGAAGAGTATTGAAAACACAAAGTGGTATAAGCTTTCGGTAGAGGAAACTCTCCAGAATCTGGATAGCTCGAAGGAGGGAATCTCATCAGAAGAAGTCAAAGAGAGGTTAAACAGATTCGGTCCAAATGAACTCCCGAAGAAAAAACCCGTCACTATCCTCCAGATAATTCTCTCGCAGTTCAAGGACCCTTTGATCTACATACTCCTGATTGCCGGATTCATTTCCGTGATAATTGGTGAACCCGATGATGCAATCTTTATACTTGCCGTAGTTGTCCTGAACGCAATTATCGGAACAACTCAAGAATTCAAGGCCGAGAAGAGCGCCGAGGCTCTATTGAAAATCATGAAAGTGGAATCAAGAGTAATACGCAATGGGGAGACCAGAACGGTAAACTCAAATGAACTGGTGCCTGGAGACATTGTTCTTGCCGAGTCGGGTGATAGGTTATCCGCTGATATCAGGTTAATAGAAACCAACAATCTTTCTGTCGACGAGTCGTTCCTAACAGGCGAATCTACTACCGTTGAGAAGAACACGGATCAACTCGATGAAGATCTTGAGATAGGCGATCGAAAGAACCTGGCATTTGCCGGTTCAACAGTAATAACGGGTAGAGCAAAGGGAGTCGTAGTCGCAACAGGCAACAGCACCGAAATTGGAAAGATTGCAGAAGTCGTAACTGGATCCGAGCAAGGAAAGGCTCCTCTCGTGATTAGGATGGAGGAATTCACGCGCAAGATTGCATATATTGTGCTGATAGCAGCGGCGGGATTCGCTCTGCTCAGACTCTTGCAAGGATACCCTCTTTCCGACGTATTCTTTCTCGCCGTGGCGCTCTCTGTTTCCGCCATCCCCGAGGGGCTTCCCGTTGCTCTAACTGTTGCGCTTTCAGTCGCAACGAGCAGGATGGCAAAAAGGAACGTTATTGTCAGAAAGCTCGAAGCAGTTGAGAGTCTCGGAAGTTGCACCGTCATCGCCAGTGACAAAACCGGAACACTCACAGTTAATCAGCAGACTGCAAGAATTGTAAGACTAGCTTCTGGAAAGGACTATGAAATAAGTGGTGAAGGATATAACGACAAAGGAGAGTTTCAAGGAATCGAACATGAGATTCCCGAAGCTCTGAAAGAACTAATAAAGATTTCCGTTATAGCCAATGAAGGTGTTCTCGAAAAGGAGAACGACCAGTGGCATCAAAGTGGTGACGCAATGGACGTTGCTCTTCTCTCAATGGCCTACAAATCGGGTCTTTCACCGAAGTCACTTCGTGAAGAGACTCGGGTATTGAGAGAAGTTCCATACGAATCGGAGAAGAGATACTCTGCAGCCATTTATGAATACCAGGGAAAAAAGATATGTGCTATGAAGGGAGCGGTCGAGACGATCCTTTCGAGATGCAAAACTGTGTTGAATGATGATGGTAGCACCAATGAGCTCGACAGCAAAGAAATTGAGGCTAAAGCGCTTTCGTTGGCTGAAGGCGGCTACAGAGTGCTCGCCTTCGCTTCAGGTGAAGTAGACCGTGATGATATTGAGATTGATGAGATTAACGACCTTGTGTTCATCGGACTAGTCGGATTCATAGATCCGCTGAGGCCGGAAGTCAAAGGTGCGGTCAGAGAAAGCCAGGATGCTGGAGTCAAAGTCATTATGATAACTGGAGATCACCCGTCTACGGCCAAAGCAATTGCAGAAGAACTCGAAATCATAGGAAAGAACGACAAAGTAGTTACGGGCAAAGACCTCGAGAGCGCTGGCGACCACGAAAGCAAAGAATTTGCCAACCTATGCCTTTCTTCTAATGTCTTTGCAAGAGTTTCTCCAGTCCAGAAGCTTCATATCGTTGAAGCACTGAAGAGAGAAGGCCACTTCGTAGCAGTTACGGGTGATGGTGTGAATGACGCTCCTGCACTGCAAAGGGCAAACATTGGTGTAGCAATGGGCTCGGGTACAGATGTTGCCAAAGATACCGGTTCGATAATCATCACAGATGATAATTTTGCTTCGATAGTATCGGGAATAGAGGAGGGTAGGTTCGCGTTTGCAAACGTTCGCAAAGTGATCTACTTATTGATATCGACTGGCGCCGCTGAACTTCTGCTATTTGTTCTCGCGGTGATCTTCAATGTTCCTCTTCCTTTAGTTGCGGTTCAGATTCTCTGGCTAAACCTTGTCACGAATGGAATACAAGACGTTGCCCTTGCCTTCGAGAAAGGCGAACCCGGGGTGATGAAGAATCCCCCAAGAAGAACAGACCAGGGGATCTTCGACAGATTGATGATTGGAGAGACACTCTTGTCAGGGTTCTCAATGGGGCTTGTTGCCTTTGTTGCCTGGATGGTGTTTCTGGGTTCCGGAATGGAAGAGGACTCCGCAAGAAATCTACTTCTTCTTCTGTTTGTCCTTATGCAAAATGTTCATGTTTTCAATTGCAGATCAGAAACAGAGTCGGCCTTCAGAGTACCCCTTAGGAGAAACTACATTCTGGTTTTTGGAGTTATTGCAGCACACGGCCTCCACCTGATTGCAATGAACACTTCCTTATTCCAGAACTTGCTCGGTGTTTCTCCTGTTTCGATCTCCCAGTGGCTGATTTTGCTGGCATGTGCAGCGCCTCTGTTGGTAGTGATGGAGCTTTTCAAGCTATTCCAAAGAAGAAGCTCTTAA
- a CDS encoding alpha/beta hydrolase, with the protein MAYKTINGTRLYYEIRGNEGGSETVAFFNGVMASTNSWSLQTGVFERFGYKILLHDFKGQLLSEKPAGPYTFREHAEEALLLMKELDIDKVHIIGTSYGGEVALRFAIDFPEMVKSISIIDSVSELDEVLKLFIRNWKEAAGKGDPVKFFWNMVPTIYSNSFIKSNIKMLEERANALKRVSEDYFEGQITLYDTFLSDVYMSDSLGRISCPTLLVCGEEDILKPRRFSKIMADRIQRSEFAVIPDCGHVTIFEKPDVLNSLLLGFIMKNSDLGA; encoded by the coding sequence ATGGCTTACAAGACAATTAATGGAACTCGACTTTACTACGAGATTAGAGGCAATGAAGGAGGAAGCGAGACGGTCGCCTTTTTCAATGGAGTCATGGCTTCGACGAACAGCTGGTCGCTGCAAACAGGTGTCTTTGAGAGATTCGGGTACAAGATTCTCCTTCACGATTTCAAGGGCCAGCTTCTCTCGGAAAAACCGGCTGGGCCTTACACGTTCAGAGAGCATGCTGAAGAGGCTTTGCTTCTAATGAAGGAACTGGATATTGACAAAGTGCACATAATCGGTACTTCTTACGGAGGCGAAGTAGCTCTAAGATTTGCCATTGATTTTCCTGAGATGGTTAAGTCAATTTCAATCATTGATTCGGTGAGTGAGCTCGACGAGGTTCTAAAGCTTTTTATCCGCAATTGGAAAGAAGCAGCTGGCAAAGGTGACCCTGTGAAATTCTTCTGGAATATGGTGCCGACAATCTACAGCAATTCCTTCATCAAGAGCAATATCAAGATGCTTGAAGAGCGAGCGAATGCATTGAAAAGGGTATCAGAGGACTACTTCGAGGGCCAGATAACTCTGTATGATACGTTCTTGAGCGACGTGTACATGAGCGATTCGCTTGGAAGAATCAGCTGCCCAACGCTTCTAGTCTGTGGTGAAGAAGATATTCTGAAGCCCAGGAGGTTTTCGAAAATCATGGCGGACAGGATCCAGAGATCGGAATTCGCTGTTATTCCTGATTGTGGTCACGTGACAATATTTGAAAAGCCAGACGTACTGAACAGCCTGCTTCTAGGCTTCATTATGAAGAACTCAGATCTTGGAGCTTAA
- a CDS encoding non-canonical purine NTP pyrophosphatase — MELVYGTRNPAKVTSMKKMLDGLDLQIKDPCSLDHLPTVEESGISPLENAKTKVEAYYRLIGKPIFACDS, encoded by the coding sequence ATGGAGCTTGTCTATGGTACAAGAAACCCGGCAAAAGTGACGAGCATGAAGAAGATGCTTGATGGACTAGATCTCCAGATAAAAGACCCCTGTTCACTCGATCATCTTCCGACTGTTGAGGAGTCCGGAATTAGTCCTCTCGAAAATGCCAAGACAAAGGTGGAGGCTTACTATCGCTTAATTGGCAAACCCATCTTTGCTTGCGACTCCTGA
- a CDS encoding manganese efflux pump MntP family protein, protein MENLLVATGLALDAFAVSICAGISLEDVTCRHVFRVAFHFGLFQFVMPIIGYFLAASFRDYIMDFDHWIAFILLGIIGGKMLLESLDRKEEVSCKDRTRGLTLILLSIATSIDALAVGSAYAFLGKPIILTAMMTGLITATLSALGVTGGQRLGQKFGKLMEATGGIVLISIGLKILFEHLY, encoded by the coding sequence ATGGAGAACCTGCTCGTCGCAACCGGTCTAGCACTGGACGCATTTGCCGTTTCAATATGTGCTGGAATCTCTCTGGAGGATGTAACCTGCAGACATGTTTTCAGGGTAGCATTTCATTTTGGACTGTTCCAGTTTGTAATGCCGATCATCGGATACTTCCTCGCAGCAAGCTTTCGAGACTATATAATGGATTTCGATCACTGGATTGCCTTTATTCTTCTTGGAATTATCGGCGGAAAGATGCTGCTCGAATCTCTTGACAGGAAAGAAGAAGTCTCATGCAAGGATCGAACCAGAGGCCTTACGCTCATCTTACTTTCGATAGCTACCTCTATAGATGCGCTGGCTGTAGGGAGTGCATACGCATTCCTTGGAAAACCAATCATCCTCACTGCTATGATGACGGGATTGATAACTGCAACGCTCTCCGCTCTAGGTGTAACGGGCGGACAGAGACTGGGTCAGAAATTCGGCAAGTTGATGGAAGCAACCGGAGGAATTGTGCTAATCTCGATTGGACTAAAGATCCTCTTCGAACATCTCTACTAG
- a CDS encoding flavodoxin family protein, which yields MKLCAVYYSRSGSTKEIAESFSDSIGAELFKLEEKKPLKSISGLYALLGLGSPLKEPLPDIGSFEFLVLLTPIYAWHPSPQMNTFVNNADLKGKSVFLVGVGAGETNEKALKRFSAKAEKAGAKVVGTKNFKGLQIKQDLKEVRSNLIESGKQLAGIIERLVQ from the coding sequence GTGAAACTATGTGCAGTTTATTACAGCAGATCTGGTTCGACAAAGGAAATTGCGGAAAGCTTTTCCGATTCTATTGGTGCAGAACTCTTCAAACTTGAAGAAAAAAAGCCCTTGAAATCGATATCCGGTCTCTATGCGCTGCTTGGCCTTGGAAGTCCGTTGAAGGAACCGCTTCCAGATATCGGCAGTTTCGAATTCCTGGTGCTGTTGACTCCAATTTACGCCTGGCATCCTTCGCCTCAGATGAATACTTTCGTGAACAATGCCGATCTGAAAGGCAAGAGTGTGTTTCTAGTAGGTGTAGGAGCAGGTGAGACAAATGAGAAAGCTCTAAAGAGATTCTCCGCAAAAGCCGAAAAGGCCGGCGCGAAAGTAGTCGGGACGAAAAACTTCAAAGGATTGCAGATTAAACAGGATTTGAAGGAGGTCAGATCGAATCTTATAGAAAGCGGGAAACAATTAGCCGGAATCATCGAAAGACTTGTCCAATAG
- the iadA gene encoding beta-aspartyl-peptidase: MLTLFKNVEVFAPEPLGRKDILISGERIVEIDEGINESAVRSLSGDVFDLGEAYAIPGFVDGHVHLIGGGGEGGFSTRTPEGSSQQFAEVGTTTVVGMLGTDGVTRDHASLLAKVRDFRNSGIDSYMLTGSYRYPLKTLTGDVMRDIVFIPEIIGVGEVAVSDHRSSNLSSTELQRFAMDARVAGMLSGKAGVTVLHLGDGQEKLKPLYEAVADGTLNPRQIIPTHICRSEELLSQGIDWVSNKGGYIDITADEQSTHLVLKDIYSKKIRFDRICVSSDGLGSLPRFDNEKNLVGIRPAPVDTLLKTFTRLVKGRGLPIHEALKPFTANPAAFYHLQRNGIGLLKKGGSANILFIDRDFQIIEVISSGRSILEKRR, from the coding sequence ATGTTAACTCTGTTTAAGAACGTTGAAGTATTTGCTCCAGAACCTCTCGGAAGGAAAGACATTCTGATTTCTGGAGAGAGGATTGTCGAAATCGATGAAGGGATCAACGAATCGGCCGTTCGGTCGCTCAGCGGAGATGTATTCGACCTAGGTGAGGCGTACGCGATTCCCGGATTTGTTGACGGGCACGTGCATCTAATCGGGGGAGGCGGAGAAGGAGGCTTTTCAACAAGAACTCCTGAAGGTTCTTCGCAGCAATTCGCCGAAGTCGGGACCACGACAGTTGTTGGAATGTTGGGCACCGATGGTGTTACCAGAGATCACGCTTCTTTGCTTGCAAAGGTTAGGGACTTCCGAAACTCGGGGATAGATTCTTACATGCTGACAGGCTCTTACAGATACCCTTTGAAGACGCTTACGGGGGATGTCATGAGGGATATTGTATTCATTCCCGAGATAATCGGCGTGGGCGAGGTTGCCGTCTCGGATCATAGAAGCAGTAACCTTAGTTCCACAGAGCTTCAGAGATTTGCTATGGACGCGCGTGTGGCCGGAATGCTTTCCGGCAAGGCTGGAGTGACCGTGCTGCATCTTGGAGATGGACAGGAGAAGCTTAAACCTCTTTATGAAGCAGTTGCCGACGGTACTCTCAATCCACGACAGATTATCCCTACACACATCTGTCGATCGGAGGAACTCCTAAGTCAGGGCATCGACTGGGTGAGCAACAAGGGCGGATATATTGACATCACTGCGGATGAACAAAGCACACACCTGGTTCTGAAAGACATCTACAGCAAGAAGATCAGATTCGACAGGATCTGTGTCTCTTCTGACGGCCTCGGTTCTCTTCCCAGATTCGATAATGAAAAGAACCTGGTCGGGATAAGGCCGGCACCGGTCGATACTCTTCTTAAAACCTTCACAAGATTGGTCAAAGGCAGAGGTCTTCCGATACATGAAGCTCTGAAGCCTTTTACGGCAAACCCGGCTGCGTTCTATCATCTGCAGAGAAACGGAATTGGGCTGCTCAAGAAGGGAGGCTCTGCAAACATCTTATTCATTGATCGGGATTTCCAGATAATCGAAGTAATTTCCAGTGGAAGATCAATTTTGGAAAAAAGGCGATGA
- a CDS encoding S41 family peptidase has translation MKRILSVFLLLFSLALPLLAHSLEDVSVKEWRQDIGFLEEKLLNTHPNPYFKTDEGTFRQLLRSLERDLENLSSSEIYTRLTEIVASIGDGHTAIYPDSRLAVYPIYTYWFTDGLYIVATSDSEKHLLNCRVVEIAGMEVEDALYRLRKVVSFDNEWGFLQSHSDYLNKEEIMKGLGMVDMDGNLLLKVEKEGEIIEASVKPQREVFHWLQKRADEIDRSYQGRKYWYQYYPDSRILHFHYASCGSEKVNPFILFSCRMFLFTWTNPVSKFVLDLRGNRGGSSVVLAPFILRMMIDWRLNRTGKLFVLIDRGTFSSAVLNAISMRKRTNAIFVGEPTGGSPRHYGEVGRFQLPNSGIFVSCSTTYWKTTSDTSEAFMPDILAVRSFQGYYEMRDLAFEAVMTYGWEGEE, from the coding sequence ATGAAGAGAATTCTATCCGTGTTTCTCCTCTTGTTCTCATTAGCACTGCCACTTCTCGCACATAGTTTGGAGGATGTATCTGTAAAGGAGTGGAGGCAGGACATCGGGTTTCTCGAAGAAAAACTGTTGAACACTCACCCTAATCCCTATTTCAAGACGGATGAGGGTACGTTCAGACAGCTTCTGCGAAGTCTGGAACGCGATCTGGAGAATCTGTCGTCCAGCGAGATCTACACAAGGCTTACAGAAATCGTCGCATCGATTGGAGACGGCCACACTGCGATCTATCCCGATAGCAGGCTTGCTGTCTATCCAATTTACACTTACTGGTTTACTGACGGGCTTTATATAGTTGCCACATCGGATAGTGAAAAGCACCTGCTGAACTGCAGAGTAGTTGAGATTGCGGGCATGGAAGTCGAAGACGCTTTGTATAGGTTGAGAAAGGTTGTATCATTCGACAATGAATGGGGATTTCTCCAATCTCACTCTGACTATTTGAACAAAGAAGAGATTATGAAGGGCCTGGGAATGGTTGACATGGATGGAAATCTTCTTCTTAAGGTCGAAAAGGAAGGAGAGATAATTGAAGCCTCCGTAAAGCCTCAAAGAGAAGTATTTCATTGGTTACAGAAGAGAGCGGATGAGATAGACAGAAGCTATCAAGGAAGGAAGTACTGGTATCAGTACTACCCTGATTCCAGGATCTTGCATTTTCATTATGCTTCATGTGGTTCGGAAAAAGTAAACCCGTTCATACTGTTTAGTTGTAGAATGTTTCTATTCACCTGGACCAACCCAGTAAGCAAATTCGTCCTTGATCTCAGGGGAAATAGAGGAGGCAGCTCTGTCGTTCTGGCACCCTTTATTCTAAGAATGATGATAGATTGGAGATTGAACAGAACTGGAAAGCTCTTTGTTCTAATCGATCGCGGAACCTTCTCTTCGGCAGTTCTCAATGCCATTTCCATGAGAAAACGCACAAACGCGATCTTTGTGGGTGAACCGACCGGTGGCAGTCCGAGGCACTATGGTGAAGTAGGTAGATTTCAGCTGCCTAACTCGGGAATTTTTGTAAGTTGTTCAACCACTTATTGGAAGACTACATCCGATACATCGGAAGCTTTTATGCCGGACATATTGGCGGTGAGATCCTTCCAGGGCTATTACGAAATGCGCGATCTAGCCTTTGAAGCCGTTATGACCTATGGATGGGAAGGGGAGGAATAG
- a CDS encoding glycerol-3-phosphate acyltransferase, with amino-acid sequence MFILWTLIGFFSGSIMFSKMIYEKTTGKKIREIGDGNPGSSNVIRGAGLALGLLAMALDYFKGYLPVLLALSIGGISGWEIVPVAVSPVLGHAFSPFLRMNGGKAVAVSFGIWSGVTQWVGPSIIGAFMLLFSFVINPRTDGWKVILSMCGLLIFLVVQKDVIAISIWTINTTILAFKHSDQLAFPIAFRFRRKEK; translated from the coding sequence ATGTTCATCCTGTGGACTCTCATTGGCTTTTTTTCAGGCTCAATAATGTTTTCTAAAATGATTTATGAGAAGACGACCGGTAAGAAGATCAGGGAGATTGGCGACGGCAACCCTGGATCTTCCAATGTGATAAGGGGAGCAGGACTAGCACTTGGGTTGTTAGCGATGGCGCTCGACTACTTCAAGGGGTATCTTCCCGTGCTGCTCGCCCTTTCGATTGGAGGAATTTCCGGCTGGGAGATAGTACCCGTCGCAGTCTCTCCGGTTCTGGGTCACGCCTTTTCACCCTTTCTGCGAATGAATGGAGGTAAGGCTGTAGCGGTCTCTTTCGGCATCTGGTCAGGTGTAACCCAATGGGTCGGACCTTCAATAATCGGAGCGTTTATGTTGTTGTTCTCATTCGTCATAAATCCCAGGACCGATGGCTGGAAGGTAATTCTGAGCATGTGCGGCCTCCTGATCTTTCTCGTCGTTCAGAAGGACGTTATTGCTATCTCAATTTGGACAATAAACACAACAATCCTTGCTTTCAAACACAGTGATCAGCTTGCTTTTCCCATAGCATTCAGGTTTCGGAGGAAGGAAAAATGA
- a CDS encoding glycosyltransferase, translating into MTSLLSQSVSVALFLGMMFLISVSNAILMKKISRFERVLHGPLVSVLIPARNEEKNISRCVYSLLNQDYRNLELIVLDDSSSDATLQILESMRSEFNNLRVIKGEALPEGWLGKHWACHQLAREAKGEILLFTDADTVHASPTISHAVSVMIREKTDLLTAVVKEKTDTLGELITIPFMIHSVFSIFPLIIAYGKRCKSLAAASGQFMMFRRLSYLSIGGHEAVKDHGVDDISLGRLIKKAGMKWRLYDASDLVECKMYDGFKAAYLGFLKNYFSLFDYRIVPAAFVWGWMLTLDFFPLTVALLFILGAAVPESAGILSLISLTLSFGMWLLASVKFSLRPLVIILYPLITLVSSIIGFHSIVAHLCGAAKWKGRVLVKKKSRLF; encoded by the coding sequence ATGACCTCTCTTCTCTCCCAGTCAGTTTCAGTTGCTCTCTTCCTAGGTATGATGTTTTTAATTTCAGTCTCTAACGCGATTCTGATGAAAAAGATCAGCCGTTTCGAAAGGGTTCTCCATGGCCCTCTGGTTTCAGTACTGATTCCTGCCAGAAACGAAGAGAAAAACATCTCAAGGTGCGTTTACTCCCTTCTTAATCAAGATTACCGCAATCTCGAACTAATCGTACTCGACGATAGCTCATCCGACGCAACACTCCAAATCCTTGAATCAATGAGAAGTGAGTTTAACAACCTCAGAGTAATTAAGGGAGAAGCTTTGCCAGAAGGATGGCTCGGCAAGCACTGGGCATGCCACCAGCTTGCAAGAGAAGCGAAGGGAGAGATCCTCCTTTTCACAGATGCCGATACCGTTCACGCTTCCCCCACAATTTCACACGCTGTAAGCGTCATGATTAGAGAAAAAACAGATCTGTTGACGGCCGTGGTTAAGGAGAAGACCGACACGCTGGGTGAGTTGATAACTATACCATTTATGATTCACAGTGTCTTCTCGATCTTTCCACTCATTATCGCGTATGGCAAGAGGTGCAAATCACTCGCGGCAGCCAGCGGTCAGTTCATGATGTTCAGGAGGCTATCCTATCTCTCAATCGGAGGCCATGAGGCTGTGAAGGACCACGGGGTCGATGATATCTCTCTTGGCAGGCTGATAAAGAAGGCTGGGATGAAGTGGAGACTGTACGATGCTTCAGATCTTGTAGAGTGCAAGATGTACGATGGATTCAAAGCCGCATATTTGGGCTTTCTCAAGAATTACTTCTCCCTGTTTGACTACAGAATAGTCCCCGCTGCCTTTGTTTGGGGTTGGATGCTTACTTTGGATTTCTTTCCTCTCACTGTAGCTTTACTATTCATTCTTGGAGCCGCCGTTCCAGAGTCCGCCGGGATTCTGTCTCTGATTAGTCTGACACTTTCATTCGGTATGTGGCTTCTCGCCAGCGTGAAGTTTTCACTCAGACCCCTGGTGATTATTCTGTATCCGCTGATCACTCTCGTCTCATCAATTATCGGATTCCATTCGATAGTTGCTCACCTTTGTGGAGCTGCGAAATGGAAAGGTAGGGTGCTTGTAAAGAAGAAATCACGCTTATTTTAG
- a CDS encoding metallophosphoesterase: MKHWKIWLIVAGIIAYVFLIEPNILTIERLTFSEEPSAKIAFFADIHIWMKKPIHDHLLERLVDEGVDLILFGGDVLSPYTDMEFMKNYFSQLVRIAPVYAVYGNWEESETDVMGKIYEELGINVIHTRSTVIQIAGKKLGLTGTPSHHYFSWTKFLPDDEYDLKILMVHAPNMLEEHPDILEKFDLVLAGHTHGGQFYIPWLTEIILKSSRGFSGDYYRGLYETNGTKIFVTRGIGGWFPGRLASPPEILFIEF; this comes from the coding sequence TTGAAGCATTGGAAGATCTGGTTAATTGTTGCCGGCATAATCGCCTACGTCTTTTTGATAGAACCAAACATTCTGACGATCGAAAGGCTTACGTTCTCGGAAGAACCTTCGGCGAAAATTGCCTTCTTTGCCGATATTCACATTTGGATGAAGAAACCCATTCACGATCATCTTCTTGAAAGGCTCGTCGACGAAGGTGTAGATCTGATTCTATTTGGGGGCGATGTTTTGTCTCCTTATACAGATATGGAGTTTATGAAGAATTACTTTTCGCAACTAGTCAGAATAGCGCCCGTTTATGCCGTATATGGAAACTGGGAGGAATCCGAGACAGATGTCATGGGGAAGATCTACGAGGAGCTGGGGATAAACGTGATTCATACCCGCTCGACTGTGATTCAAATTGCAGGAAAAAAACTGGGATTGACGGGCACTCCGTCCCATCATTACTTCTCGTGGACTAAGTTCCTTCCTGATGATGAGTATGATCTGAAGATACTCATGGTTCATGCACCTAATATGCTCGAAGAACATCCTGACATTCTTGAAAAATTCGATCTTGTGCTGGCAGGACACACTCACGGGGGTCAATTCTACATACCCTGGCTTACAGAAATCATCCTGAAGAGCTCTAGAGGTTTTAGTGGCGATTACTATCGCGGGCTTTACGAAACAAACGGAACAAAGATTTTCGTTACTAGAGGTATAGGCGGCTGGTTTCCCGGAAGACTGGCAAGTCCTCCCGAGATCTTATTCATCGAGTTCTGA